A window of Chitinophaga sp. MM2321 contains these coding sequences:
- a CDS encoding penicillin-binding protein has protein sequence MVLFGVAILAKVFYIQNVKGNYWRSMADSLHTGYVALDAERGTIYSEEGRMLSTSIPYFDIRIDFAADGLRDKGGKAFKENVDSLALNLSQLFGDRSKAGYKQMLQEGYKSKDRYFLLKRDVPFNQYQQLRNFPMFRLGKNKGGMIAETKSKRINPFKLLANRTIGLARENSQSVGLERTYNEYLKGVTGKRLMRRIAGGTYVPVEGYDIEPENGRDVITTIDVNMQDIVETALMNMMVQNEADHGTCILMEVKTGKIKAVANLGRQSDGGYWEDMNYALQVGEPGSTFKLATVIAVLEDKYATMNSMVNMDGGRWQVGRRTVFDSEPHPGPQNVTIKHAFELSSNVGMAKLAVQFYGKQPNKFVSHLKRLRLDQSTGIDLVGEGRPVIKTTSSKTWSNTTLPWMAFGYEVLISPLQTCMLYNAVANNGKMMKPYLVNSVMEYGQVVKQFEPTVLLDSICSNNTLKQVQAMLEGVPIDGTARKLRTPYYNFAGKTGTALVANGNRGYADKIYQASFAGYFPTNDPQYTCVVVIKNKPHALRFYGANVAGPVFREVADKLFATAVEKQQPMQATMQLDTMLALKNGRGQEWKQILGTLQLPWNGTVANNSWVSAKVTDRKIDFQPVAQTKGAVPDVTGMGLKDALYLLENAGLRVVVKGAGKVKVQSLPGGTKIGNEQTIVIELS, from the coding sequence ATGGTACTGTTTGGCGTCGCCATCCTGGCAAAGGTATTTTATATACAGAACGTAAAAGGAAACTACTGGCGTAGTATGGCTGACAGTCTCCATACCGGCTACGTAGCCCTGGACGCTGAAAGAGGCACCATCTATTCGGAGGAAGGCAGAATGCTGTCTACCTCCATTCCGTATTTCGATATCCGGATAGATTTTGCCGCCGATGGCCTCCGTGATAAAGGTGGAAAAGCATTTAAAGAAAATGTCGACTCACTGGCGCTGAACCTTTCACAATTGTTTGGTGACCGCAGTAAAGCCGGCTATAAACAAATGTTGCAGGAAGGATACAAATCAAAGGACCGCTACTTCTTATTAAAAAGAGATGTACCCTTTAACCAGTATCAGCAACTACGCAACTTCCCGATGTTCAGACTGGGGAAAAATAAAGGCGGTATGATCGCGGAAACAAAAAGTAAGCGCATCAATCCCTTTAAACTGCTCGCCAACAGAACAATAGGACTGGCACGCGAGAACTCCCAGAGCGTTGGACTGGAAAGAACATACAACGAATACCTGAAAGGCGTTACCGGTAAAAGACTGATGCGCCGCATCGCCGGAGGTACCTACGTACCGGTGGAAGGATATGATATAGAACCGGAAAATGGCCGCGACGTGATCACCACCATCGATGTAAATATGCAGGACATCGTGGAAACCGCCCTCATGAACATGATGGTGCAAAACGAAGCAGACCATGGTACCTGTATCCTCATGGAAGTGAAAACAGGCAAAATAAAAGCAGTAGCCAACCTCGGACGACAATCCGATGGCGGATACTGGGAAGATATGAACTACGCATTGCAGGTAGGCGAGCCCGGATCAACATTCAAGCTCGCCACCGTTATTGCAGTACTGGAAGATAAATATGCTACCATGAATTCCATGGTGAACATGGATGGTGGCCGCTGGCAGGTAGGACGCAGAACGGTATTCGATTCCGAACCGCATCCGGGCCCGCAGAATGTAACGATCAAACATGCATTCGAACTCAGTTCAAATGTAGGCATGGCCAAACTGGCCGTGCAGTTTTATGGAAAACAACCCAACAAATTTGTATCCCATCTCAAAAGACTGAGACTGGATCAAAGTACGGGGATCGACCTGGTAGGCGAAGGACGCCCGGTGATTAAAACCACCAGCTCCAAAACCTGGAGCAATACTACGCTACCCTGGATGGCATTCGGGTACGAAGTGCTGATAAGCCCGCTGCAAACGTGCATGTTGTACAATGCAGTGGCTAACAACGGTAAAATGATGAAACCCTACCTCGTCAATTCTGTCATGGAATATGGCCAGGTAGTTAAACAGTTTGAGCCCACCGTATTGCTGGACAGCATTTGTTCAAACAATACACTCAAACAGGTACAGGCGATGCTGGAAGGTGTACCCATAGATGGTACTGCAAGAAAATTGCGTACCCCCTACTACAACTTCGCAGGTAAAACAGGTACCGCCCTGGTTGCAAACGGCAACCGCGGTTATGCAGACAAGATCTACCAGGCCTCATTTGCCGGTTATTTTCCGACAAATGATCCGCAGTATACCTGCGTGGTAGTGATTAAAAACAAACCCCACGCCTTGCGCTTTTATGGCGCAAACGTGGCCGGACCGGTGTTCCGCGAAGTAGCAGATAAACTGTTTGCCACTGCTGTGGAAAAACAACAACCCATGCAGGCAACCATGCAACTGGATACCATGCTGGCACTGAAAAACGGAAGAGGACAGGAATGGAAACAAATCCTCGGCACCTTACAACTGCCCTGGAATGGCACTGTTGCCAATAACAGCTGGGTAAGCGCCAAAGTAACCGA